GCTACATCAAAGGAAAACAATGTGTCGTAGTAGCCAATGATGCTACCGTAAAGGCCGGAGCCTGGTTTCCGATTACAGGAAAAAAGAACCTTCGTGCCCAGGAAATTGCCATGGAAAACAGACTGCCTATTATTTATTTGGTAGACAGTGCCGGAGTATACCTGCCAATGCAGGATGAAATTTTCCCGGATAAAGAACATTTCGGAAGAATTTTCAGAAACAATGCCATTATGAGCAGCATGGGCATTACACAAATTGCTGCCGTTATGGGAAGCTGTGTTGCCGGTGGAGCCTACCTTCCTATTATGAGTGATGAGGCACTGATTGTTGACAAAACCGGAAGTATCTTCCTGGCCGGAAGCTATCTTGTAAAAGCTGCCATAGGCGAAAGCATTGATAACGAAACATTGGGCGGTGCAACCACTCATTGTGAAATTTCAGGAGTAACTGATTACAAAGCGAAAGACGATAAGGACGCTTTAGACAAAATAAAAAATATCGTAGACAAAATCGGGGATTACGAAAAAGCCGGATTTAACAGAATACAACCCGAAAAACCAGCCTTAAGTGAAAAAGAAATCTACGGTATACTGCCTAAATTAAGAACGGAACAATACGATATGATGGACATCATCAAACGTTTGGTTGATAATTCCGAATTTGAAGCATATAAAGAAGGCTATGGCCAGACTATCATTACAGGATATGCCAGAATTGACGGTTGGGCAGTAGGAATCGTTGCCAACCAACGAAAAGTCGTAAAATCCAAAAAAGGTGAAATGCAGTTTGGAGGCGTTATTTATTCGGATTCTGCAGATAAGGCAACGCGTTTTATTGCCAATTGCAACCAAAAGAAAATCCCTTTGGTTTTCTTGCAGGACGTAACCGGATTTATGGTTGGAAGCAAATCGGAACATGGTGGTATTATCAAAGATGGAGCAAAAATGGTAAACGCGGTTTCAAACTCTGTTGTACCTAAATTTACGGTGGTTGTTGGAAACTCTTACGGCGCAGGAAATTATGCGATGTGTGGAAAGGCCTATGACCCAAGATTGATTTTTGCATGGCCAAGCGCAGAACTGGCAGTAATGGGCGGAACCCAGGCTGCCAAAGTATTAATGCAGATAGAAGCTTCATCACTTAAAGCAAAGGGCGAAGTCGTTGACGAAGAAAAAGAACAGGAGCTTTTTGACAAGATAAAAGCCAAATATGATGCCCAGGTGTCTCCTTATTATGCCGCTTCACGCCTATGGACGGATGCCGTCATTGACCCATTAGAAACCAGAACCTGGATTTCCATGGGAATTGAAGCAGCCAACCACGCTCCTATCGAAAAGCAATTTAACCTTGGTGTAATTCAAGTTTAACCACTATGGGAAATCTTTCAGAAAAAGAACTTCAGGAACTTGCAGGACAATTGAGCCATCCTAACGGAGAAAGTGGCATACAGACAGCTTACAGCATGAATGTTGCGAATGACAACATGATTCGTCACACAATAGAGCAAATTGAAATCATGCCTCATTCAAAGATTTTAGAAATTGGTCCCGGAAACGGAATCCATATAAAATATTTATTTGAGAAGGAAGCCAATCTGAATTATTATGGGATAGACATATCAGAACTCATGATTGAGGAAGCCTTAAGGCTCAATTCTGAGTTTACTGCTACCGAAAGAGCCATTTTTGAACTAACTGACGGTAAAAAAATATCGTATCCCGATTCTTTTTTCGATAGTGCTTTCACTGCCAATACTATTTATTTCTGGAAAAATCCCGCAGAATATATAAATGAAATTTTTAGAGTATTACAATCGGGAGGCTCCTTTATTCTGGCTTTTATTCCGAAAGAAGTAATGGAAAAAATTCCTTTTTCAAAATACGGATTCGAACTTTATGATACTGAAAAGGCAAAATCATTGCTTGAAAATGCCGGATTCCGTATTGAAAACATCTTATCAGAAACAGAAGAAGTTTTGAGCAATACTGGCGAAATAAAAATCCGTACTTTTACGATTATCAAGGCTCAAAAACCTTAACCACAACCTTATAAAGTCCGCTAATGAAACGATTCTTCCCTTTCTTTATTCTCTTGTGTGGGCTTCAGAACAGCCTTGCCCAGGAATTCACCAGGAAAGATTCTTTGCGTGGCGGTTTTTCTTTTGAAAGAATTTGTTATAATGTACAGCGCTATGACCTGAATATTACTATCAATCCGGAAGAAAAATCGATTAGGGGTTATAATGACATCACGTTTAAAACAGTAAAAAACACTCAAAAAATTCAGGTCGATTTATTCGAAAATATGAAAATCGACAGTATCATTTTTGATGGCAGACCTCTCGAATATAAAAGAGAATTTGATGCTGTTTTTATTACTTTTCCAAAACCATTGGCTGTTGATGGAACAGACAAAACAATACGTTGTTATTACTCCGGCAACCCTCAAATTGCAAAATACCCACCCTGGGATGGAGGCTTTGTATTCAAAACCGATAGCAAAGGAAAGCCCTGGATTGGTGTTGCCGTACAGGGAACGGGAGCCAGCTTATGGTATCCTGTAAAAGATTCCCAAAGTGACGAACCTGATTTTGGCGCTACCATAAAGGTTGCCGTACCTGACGGATTGATGAATGTTTCCAATGGAAGATTTATGGGCAGTGAAAATCTGAAAAACGGTTACACCCGTTGGGATTGGGAAGTAAAAAGCCCTATCAACACTTATGATATCACGGTGAATATTGCTGATTACGTTCATATCCATGATAACCACAACGGACTGGACCTTGATTATTATGTACTGCCGGAAAATGAAGAAAAAGCCAAAAAACATTTTGAAGAAGTAAAACCAATGCTGGACTGTTTCGAAGCTAAATTTGGCAAATATCCTTTTGCGGAAGATGGTTACAAACTTGTTGAAACTTCTTATTTAGGTATGGAGCACCAAAGCGCTGTTGCTTACGGAAATAAATACAGAAAGGGTTATCAGGGAAGTGACATTTCCGGCACGGGTATTGGCTTGCTTTTCGACTATATCACCATTCATGAAAGTGGCCACGAATGGTTTGGCAATAGCATTACTTCAAAAGATATTGCAGACTTGTGGATTCACGAAGGATTTACGACCTATTCAGAATCCGTATTTGTAGAATGCCTCTATGGTTATGAAAAAGCGATGGAATACATAAACGGGCAAAAAAAACGCGTTTCCAACAGAAGCCCTATTATTGGCTACTATGGAGTTAACGATAAAGGCTCTACTGACATGTATTACAAAGGAGCATTGTTATTGAACACGCTTCGGCATATTGTTAATGACGACCAGAAATGGTGGAAATTGCTTCTGAAATATTCCGAAACCTACCGTCATAAGATTATAGACACCCAAACCGTAATTACCTTTTTTAATACTGAAACCGGTCGGGACCTGACTCCTGTTTTTGAGCAATACCTCAGGTATAAAAATATTCCCGAACTGGAAGTAGCTGTCAAGAACAAAGAAGTAAAATTCAGATGGATTACAGATGTACCCGATTTCAAAATGCCAATTATCATAAAACAAGGCAGTAAAGAAGCAAGACTTGAAGCGACCAATAAATGGAAATCACATTCTATTAAAAATAACGACCCCGTAAAATTTGATGATTACCAATTCCTTATAAAAATAACATACAATTAAAAAGAGCGCCAATGGCGCTCTTTTTATATACTGGCTAAACTTTCTTTCCGCAACACTTTTCCGGTTGGGGTTTCTAAAAATTTAGGAATAAACAATACCACTTTTGGTTTTTCATATTTTCCAAGCTCAGCAAAAGCAGCATCGTCAATAACATAAGGGTCGCCTTCTACTGCCAAAACCAGTTTTTCACCTAATTCCTCATTTTCCTGGGAGGCTATAAAAAACCGACGGTCGATTTTATGCGATAATTTTTCTTCTATCTGCTCGGGAAAGAGCTTTATCCCTCCGCTATTGATAACATTGTCTATACGTCCAAGCCAAATAAATTGGTGGTCATTCAAAACTTTTACAACATCATTCGTCACGACGACTTCTTCTGAAATTGCCGGCGCATTAACAACAAGACAGTGTCTTTCGTCTTCCGCAACGGTTATTCCCGGTAAAACATCAAATGCTTCTTCTCCCACTCGCTTTGCGGCTATATGCGTAATGGTTTCTGTCATTCCGTAAGTCTCATAAATCGAGGAGGGGATTTTTTTCAGCTCCTCAGCCAAAGCAGAATTAACTTTAGCACCACCTATAATAAGCTTTTTTACCTGTGAAAGCTTTTCTAAAGAATGCTGTGCCTGAATTGGAACCATTGCCGCAAAATCATAGGTTTCTTCATTTCTTTCCAAAGGCGTGGAAGTAGGTTCTACAAAATCCATATCCAGGCCTAAGATAAACGCTCTGACAAACATCATCTTTCCGGCAACATATTTGGCAGGAAGACAGTGCAGTACTTTATCGCCAGGAGCCAGTTCAAAAAAATCTCCGGTAGCTAAAGCGGAATTTACCATAGCCTGTTTGCTGATTTGTATCTTTTTTGGAGCACCGGTAGTTCCGGAAGTTGTCATTTCGATATAATCCTTTTCATCAAACCAGTCCAATATAAAAATCCCGACCGGCCTTTCATAAGCCTCTCCTTCTTTTATAAAACTATAGGCAACGCGGCATAAATCGTCTTTATTCAAATGAAATCCATTTAGTTTAAAGCGATTGTGTACATCATAATATGTGGGCTTCTCCATCGTTTTTGTCAAATTGATTGCTGTGGTAAGTGTCATCAGTTGTTAGGTTATCCGGAATGGTCCCGGTCAATTTCTCTTTCCAATTTTTCCATTGGTACTTCTTACTAAAGATAAATAAAAGAATTGGAAAAATTATAAAAACCGGAAGTAAAACATCAAATCCTGCTGCAGGCTCAGAATGGTCTTTTAATATGGAGTGAGTCTGGAAAACCGTCCAGTCAGACGTTACCAGCAAACCACCAATCAAATTATTTGCGGCATGGAATCCAAGCGACAATTCAATACCTTCATCCATCAAGGCCAAAACACCTAGAAATAACCCCGTACCTATATAATATATCATAATAATATAGCCCATTTTTTCAACTTCAGGATTGAAGATATGGAGCAGTCCAAAAATTACAGAAGTCATTAACAACGGAAACCATTTATTTTTTGACAAAAGCGCAAAACCCTGCATAAGATAACCCCTGAAAACATATTCTTCGGTACTGGTCTGAATTGGTATCAAAGCTATTCCGATAATCGCTAAAATAGCAAATGGAACCGGCTGAAAATTAACTTCATAATCCTGGGGCGAAACAAAATAAGCAGCAACAGTCATAATAACGGTAATCGCTGTCCATAGTCCAAACGCGAAGAAAAAACGCTTCCAGTCCATTTTTGGCCGTGAAGTAGTCACTTCAATAAATCTCTGACGATGCAAAAATTTCAAAACAAAAAACAAAGCCAGCAAAGCAAAAGCAAACGAAATCAGCATCAGGAAGAGTGTCAGATTTGAATCGAGAAAAGTTAACATAGCTGCCTGGTCTGTTGGAAAGTCCTTATTTTCTTCAATAGATTTTACCGCAATAGCAATCATCAATGGAAACTGGCCTATCGTAGACGCAGCAATTACAATAACCGAACCCACAATATATTTCCAAAATGCGTTTCCTTTACTCTTAAAGCCTTGAGCTATAAACATATCTTAAATTTTAGTTTAGAAAATTATTAGTCCCCTAATTTATTCAATTGTTGCGAAATAATCACCTATTTTTAAATTGCATTTCTTTTCTTTGCGGTTTATTCAATTTGGAGCACTATGATTAAAATATACCACAACCCGCGATGCGGGAAATCGAGAGAAGGACTTAGCCTGCTTGAAAAGTCAAGAAAAGAGTTTGAAGTAATACAATACCTGAAAGAAGTTCCAACGGCAGAGGAACTCAAATCCATCATAAAACTTTTGGGAATACCGCCTATTGAACTGGTGCGCCAAAAGGAAGAAATCTGGACACAGAACTTTAAGGGCAAGACTTTAACCGATGAAGAAATCATCAAAATTATGGCCGAAAACCCGATTCTTATTGAAAGGCCGATTGTTGTGAATGGCAAAACTGCCACTATTGGACGACCACCGGAAAAAATACTGGAAATCCTCTAATAACATTAAATAGCTTTATTTAACAAACCTTTATGAAATCAGGCTTAAACCAAAGCCTACTTTTGCTGTCTTAAGCTAAATAATCAACATTCTAGTTAATGAAAAATCTAAAATTTGCAATATCCCTCCTATTGCTATCCGTTTCACTTCTCAGTTATGCGCAGGAAAGGCCGCAGGCTAAAAAAGTAAAAATCACAGGTAAAATTACCGAAAAATCAACTTCCCAACCTTTAGGTTATGCTACAGTAACGCTACAAAATTCTAAGCGTCCCGATGTTATAACCGGTGGAATGACTGATGAAAATGGTGTGTTCACAATAGAGGCAAATGCAGGTACTTATGATGTAAAATTTGAATTTATCTCTTTTAAGCCAATCGAAATGAAACAGCTGGCTATAGAAGAAGATAAAAATTTTGGAACCGTTGCTTTAGAAGCCGAAGCCGAAATGCTTGATGCCGTTGAAATCCGTGCCGAACGTTCGACTGTAGAAATCAAACTGGATAAAAAAGTATATAATGTTGGACAGGATATGATTGTCAAAGGAGGAACTATCAGTGATGTTTTAGACAACGTTCCTTCTGTTTCTGTTGACGTTGATGGTAATGTAAGTCTTCGTGGTAATGAAAACGTAAGAATCCTTATTGACGGAAAACCGTCCGGTTTAGCAGGTATTAATATTGCAGATGCTTTAAAAATGCTTCCGGCTGATGCGGTAGACAAAGTAGAAGTAATTACGAATCCTTCTGCCAGATATGATGCCGAAGGTGGTGCCGGAATTCTTAACATTATTCTGAAAAAAGGAAAAAATCAAGGTATTAATGGTACCGTAACCGCTACAACCGGTAATCCGGCCAATCATGGATTTACAGGAACAGTTAATTACAAAACCGAACAATTCAACCTTTTCACTACTCAAGGCTATAGCTACAGAAAAGGACCTGGAAACTCTATGACAGATACGGAATATCTGGATGAAAACGGAGATGTTACGGGTTATTTAAAGGAAAGAAGAAACAACGAAAGGTTAAACAAAAGCTACAATGGAGTTTTAGGTTTGGAATGGTACCTGGACAAATCGATTACGTGGACAAATACGTTGTCGTATAGAAGAAGTTCTGGCGAAAACCCGGATAACGTTTTCCAGTACCGATATGACCCGGCGATGAACCTGCAAAGCATCACCAACCGATTCAGCTTGGAATCTGATAAAGACGAAAACGTTGATTTCTCTTCCAATTTCATCAAAAAATTTAAAAAGGACGGACACCAGTTAACAGTTGACCTTTCCTTCTCACAAAGTGATGATGATGAAGATGCTGATATTCCTAGCAGAAATGTGTTGGACGGCACGCCAATAAGCGAGCAGAGAACCGGTAATATCCAAAAACAAAACCGTTCATTGCTTCAGACAGATTATGTTTTGCCAATAGGAGAAAACAGCCAGTTTGAAGCCGGATATCGTGGAAATTTCAATGACCTTTTAACCGACTATTCTGTAGAAAATTTCAATTATGGTACAGGTGGTTGGGAAAACGATCCACAGTTCACAAACACATTGGAGTATAAAGAAAAAGTAAATGCATTTTACAGCCAGTTTGGGACGAAAATCAACAGAATGTCTTATTTGGTAGGTTTGCGTTGGGAAGATTCCAATATTGATATCAACCAATTGACTCAGAATATCTATAAAAACAAGAAATACAACAATTTCTTTCCAAGCGCATTCTTAACGTATGAATTCAATGAAAACAGCAGTGCTTCGTTAAGCTACAGCCGCAGGATTTCAAGACCTCGCTCCCGCTCTATCAACCCGTTTTCGAGTTTGTCGAGTAACATCAACCTGTTTAGAGGTAATCCGGACCTTGACCCGTCAATGACCGATGCTTTTGATTTTGGCTACCTGAACAAATTTGGCAAGCTGACTTTTAATACGTCTATGTATTTTAACAGAACAAAAGATGCGGTACAATATGTAAGAAATACGGAAATCATCAACGGAACTGCCACTTTGGTAACTTCTCCGGTAAACGTTGGTTCTGAAGACCGTTTTGGATTTGAGTTTACATTATCCTACAACCCATACAGATGGTGGAGACTGAACAGTAACTTCAACCTGTTCCGAAACCAGACTAAAGGAAATTATACTTATACCGACTTATCCAATAATTCACAGACAATTGATTTCAGCAACACAGCTTATTCATGGTTTGCACGAATCAACTCAAAAATCAACCTTCCATTAGGAATCGACTGGCAGGCTAATACGACGTATAACGCACCACAGACCAATGCTCAGGGAAGGTCGAAAGGAATTATTAGTGCCAACCTGGCGTTTAGTAAGGATGTATTGAAAGATAAAGGAACCATTGCCTTAAACGTAAACGACCTTTTCAACTCCAGAAAAAGAATTACAGAAACGAATCTGGCAACCCAAAATGCCTATTCTGAAATGCAATGGAGAGAAAGACAAATCACTCTTTCTTTTACTTACCGTTTCAACAAAAAGAAAAACGAGAGAGAGAAACAGCCTAAAAGAATGGATAGCGATAATGGTGGTGAAGACTACATGGGCGGATAATATAAAAGCCTCCACTCAGGAGGCTTTCCACAAAAAAAGGGAACCAATTTGGTTCCCTTTTTTATTTTGAGTACAGATTTAACTGAATTACTCTTTCTTTTTGTTCTTTCTTTCTTTGTATCTCTCAAATAGAGCACCACCAATCCAATAAGGAAGGAAGCTAACTAAAAAAATCATCAACCAGAAGCCGATGGTTAAGATAGTCAAGAAAAGTAAGAAACCTAAATACTGTTGAAATTCAAACATGTTTTCCGGAATTTTTTGAATACCTGTCAAAGATAGGTGTAATATTCATTTTGACCAATAAAAACAGTAAAAATAATTTTTAAATCATTTTTTAAACCTACTTATAATCCTTATTTTTGGGCTGGCTTTCAGTAAGCTAATAAAAAATTCTCTCAAAAAGCATTTTTTACGGCCTGTATAATAAGTAATGTGAATTTCTGTCAGCCAACTAATTATATCAAGATGGATACTTCTTCTGAAACGATAATCATAAAACTGAGTCGGAAAAAAATGATACTCGCATTGCTGGGTTCTTTCCTATTCGTTATTATGGGAATCTGGATGGTAATAGACCATAAGGAAATAACCTCCATTTTTTTAAAATTTCCTCTTGCCGTATTAATCGCCGGTATCCTATCCATTCTTTTCTTTGGTTTTCTTTCTATTTTAATCATAAAAAAATTATCCTCGCAAACAGACGGATTAATCATTTCATCTGGAGGAATCACCGATAATTCAAGCGCCATTAGTGCCGGATTTATTCCATGGACAGAAATTACGGCTATTACTGAAACTTCATATGCAGGTCAGGCTTTTGTCATTATCGTTATTAAAAATCCTGAAGAATTTATCGCTGCCCAAAAAAGCAGTTTTAAGCGCAAGGCAATGACAGCAAACCACAAATCTTTTGGTGGTGCCGTAAGCATATCGGCAAATAGCCTTCAAACGACACATAAAAATCTCAAAAAGATTTTAGTTGAAAAACTAACCGAGTACAACAGAATGAATACTATATAACAACAAACAAATTACAATACAATGGAATACAGAATTGAAAAAGACACGATGGGTGAAGTGCAGGTTCCTGCAGATAAATATTGGGGAGCCCAAACGGAGCGTTCCAGAAACAACTTTAAAATTGGACCGTCGGCTTCTATGCCAAAAGAAATCATTGAAGGTTTTGCCTATTTGAAAAAGGCTGCTGCATATGCCAATCATGACCTTGGTGTTTTGCCTGTTGAAAAGAGAGATGCTATCGCTCAGGTTTGCGACGAAATTCTGGCTGGTAAACTGGAAGGAGAATTTCCTTTGGTAATCTGGCAAACAGGTTCGGGTACGCAAAGTAACATGAACGTTAATGAAGTAATTGCAAACAGAGCTCAGGTTTTGGCTGGTGGTAAAATTGGTGAAGGTGAACAGTTTATAAAAGCAAACGATGATGTAAACAAGTCACAATCTTCTAACGATACCTACCCTACAGGAATGCATATTGCAGCCTACAAAGCGGTGGTAGAAGTAACAATTCCTGGTGTTGAAAAATTAAGAGATACACTACATGCTAAAGCCGAAGCTTACAAAAATGTAGTAAAAATTGGCCGTACTCACTTAATGGATGCTACACCATTGACTTTAGGTCAGGAAATTTCAGGCTATGTAGCTCAATTGAACTACGGCTTAAAAGCAGTTAAAAATACATTGGCACACTTGTCTGAAGTAGCTTTGGGCGGAACAGCCGTAGGAACGGGATTAAATACTCCTGAAGGTTATGATGTAAAAGTTGCTGAATATATCGCAAAATTCACAGGACATCCTTTTGTTACGGCTCCTAATAAATTTGAAGCACTGGCCTCTCATGATGCCATTGTAGAAACACACGGTGCCTTAAAACAATTGGCTGTATCATTAAACAAAATTGCAAACGACGTAAGAATGTTGGCTTCCGGTCCACGTTCAGGAATTGGAGAAATCCTTATTCCGGAAAATGAACCGGGTTCTTCAATCATGCCAGGAAAAGTAAACCCTACACAATGTGAGGCATTAACGATGGTTTGCGCTCAGGTTATGGGTAATGACATTGCTATTACAATTGGCGGTACACAAGGACACTATGAATTAAACGTATTCAAACCTTTGATGGCTTCTAACTTCCTGCAATCGGCACGTTTGCTAGGAGATGCCTGCGTTTCTTTTGATGAGCACTGTGCACAGGGCATTGAGCCAAACTATACGCGAATCAAGGAATTGGTTGACAATTCGTTAATGCTTGTAACAGCATTAAATACTAAGATTGGTTATTATAAAGCAGCAGAAATTGCACAAACAGCACACAAAAACGGTACTACACTAAAAGAAGAAGCCGTTCGTCTTGGTTATGTTTCGCCTGAGGATTTTGATGCCTGGGTTAAACCGGAAGACATGGTGGGAAGCTTAAAATAATTTTTAGTCCAACCTTCATTCTGCCAGGGTTTAAAACCCTGGCAGAGTTAGAAGCTTAGAAAAATAGTAAAAAGCCTGAAGTAAACTTCAGGCTTTTTTGTTTCCAATCAAAATCACAGCATACTATAATTAAATTTTAAACGTTTAAGTAAGCATTCAACAATACTTTATGTAAATTTTTTCTATTTTAAAAAATTCTTATATTCGTAATTATCATCAATCAATCAAATACAAATGACTAAGACTCACCCCCTAACCGAGAAAAAATGGTCGGCTGGCCGTAAGTTTCTTACCCTGTTTCTTATTTTCTACCTGTTTCTTTACATGTTTCCTTTTCCGTTTGACCAGATTCCCGGAGTCAATATCCTAACAGGCTGGTATGAAGACGCTATTGACATCATAACCCTATGGGTTGGAAAAAACATATTGCAAATCGAAAAGTTACAGCAAATTATCAACACTGGCAGTGGCGATACTACTTTTAATTACGTAAGGCTTTTTGCCTATATACTAATAGCTTTACTTGCTTCAATTATTGTCTTTTTTATTACCAGGAAAAGAATCAATTATGACAGGCAGTATTATTGGATTATAGTATATGCCCGTTATTACGTTGGATTGTATCTCGTTATCTATGGCATATTCAAACTTGTCGAGGGGCAGTTTTCCTTTCATGATTATGGTCGCCTTGAAGAAAACTTTGGTGATGCTACTCCAATGGGATTGCTCTGGACATTTATGGGCCACTCTAAAATATATGGAGGTTTTACCGGAATCATTGAAGCCGGAGCCGGTTTTCTATTACTATTTCATAACACCAAAACATTAGGCGCCCTACTTAGCGTGGCCGTAATGAGCAATGTAGTATTAATGAATTTTTGCTTTGACGTTCCTGTAAAATTATTCTCGAGCCACTTGCTACTCATTTCCATCATTATTCTAATACCTAACTTAAAAAAGCTTTATAACTTTTTTATACTCAACAAAACCGAAACACTTGACCATTGCAAACTGGTTTTTGAAAACAAATGGAAAGTCAGAGCAAGAACTATTGGAAAAACATTATTGATTTTGGGCTTCACCGTTGATATTGTTTTAATGGGAGTTGATTATATGCGCACCAATGGCTCATTGGCACCAGAAGCACCTCTAAAAGGTAGCTACCATACAACCGCTTTCTATATCTCAGAAAACGATTCGCTAAAAAATACAGAAGACAAAAAAATACTGTGGAACAGGCTGCATATTTCCGGAAACTATGGCAGTATCCGTACCGAATCCGACAGTACAAATTATTATGCTATAAAAATTGATACGCTTAAAAATACAATAGAATTTAAATCCTATCGCGATACGACAGAC
The sequence above is drawn from the Flavobacterium lindanitolerans genome and encodes:
- a CDS encoding AMP-binding protein, encoding MEKPTYYDVHNRFKLNGFHLNKDDLCRVAYSFIKEGEAYERPVGIFILDWFDEKDYIEMTTSGTTGAPKKIQISKQAMVNSALATGDFFELAPGDKVLHCLPAKYVAGKMMFVRAFILGLDMDFVEPTSTPLERNEETYDFAAMVPIQAQHSLEKLSQVKKLIIGGAKVNSALAEELKKIPSSIYETYGMTETITHIAAKRVGEEAFDVLPGITVAEDERHCLVVNAPAISEEVVVTNDVVKVLNDHQFIWLGRIDNVINSGGIKLFPEQIEEKLSHKIDRRFFIASQENEELGEKLVLAVEGDPYVIDDAAFAELGKYEKPKVVLFIPKFLETPTGKVLRKESLASI
- a CDS encoding M1 family metallopeptidase — encoded protein: MKRFFPFFILLCGLQNSLAQEFTRKDSLRGGFSFERICYNVQRYDLNITINPEEKSIRGYNDITFKTVKNTQKIQVDLFENMKIDSIIFDGRPLEYKREFDAVFITFPKPLAVDGTDKTIRCYYSGNPQIAKYPPWDGGFVFKTDSKGKPWIGVAVQGTGASLWYPVKDSQSDEPDFGATIKVAVPDGLMNVSNGRFMGSENLKNGYTRWDWEVKSPINTYDITVNIADYVHIHDNHNGLDLDYYVLPENEEKAKKHFEEVKPMLDCFEAKFGKYPFAEDGYKLVETSYLGMEHQSAVAYGNKYRKGYQGSDISGTGIGLLFDYITIHESGHEWFGNSITSKDIADLWIHEGFTTYSESVFVECLYGYEKAMEYINGQKKRVSNRSPIIGYYGVNDKGSTDMYYKGALLLNTLRHIVNDDQKWWKLLLKYSETYRHKIIDTQTVITFFNTETGRDLTPVFEQYLRYKNIPELEVAVKNKEVKFRWITDVPDFKMPIIIKQGSKEARLEATNKWKSHSIKNNDPVKFDDYQFLIKITYN
- the arsC gene encoding arsenate reductase (glutaredoxin) (This arsenate reductase requires both glutathione and glutaredoxin to convert arsenate to arsenite, after which the efflux transporter formed by ArsA and ArsB can extrude the arsenite from the cell, providing resistance.), with product MIKIYHNPRCGKSREGLSLLEKSRKEFEVIQYLKEVPTAEELKSIIKLLGIPPIELVRQKEEIWTQNFKGKTLTDEEIIKIMAENPILIERPIVVNGKTATIGRPPEKILEIL
- a CDS encoding CPBP family intramembrane glutamic endopeptidase: MFIAQGFKSKGNAFWKYIVGSVIVIAASTIGQFPLMIAIAVKSIEENKDFPTDQAAMLTFLDSNLTLFLMLISFAFALLALFFVLKFLHRQRFIEVTTSRPKMDWKRFFFAFGLWTAITVIMTVAAYFVSPQDYEVNFQPVPFAILAIIGIALIPIQTSTEEYVFRGYLMQGFALLSKNKWFPLLMTSVIFGLLHIFNPEVEKMGYIIMIYYIGTGLFLGVLALMDEGIELSLGFHAANNLIGGLLVTSDWTVFQTHSILKDHSEPAAGFDVLLPVFIIFPILLFIFSKKYQWKNWKEKLTGTIPDNLTTDDTYHSNQFDKNDGEAHIL
- a CDS encoding class I SAM-dependent methyltransferase; translation: MGNLSEKELQELAGQLSHPNGESGIQTAYSMNVANDNMIRHTIEQIEIMPHSKILEIGPGNGIHIKYLFEKEANLNYYGIDISELMIEEALRLNSEFTATERAIFELTDGKKISYPDSFFDSAFTANTIYFWKNPAEYINEIFRVLQSGGSFILAFIPKEVMEKIPFSKYGFELYDTEKAKSLLENAGFRIENILSETEEVLSNTGEIKIRTFTIIKAQKP
- a CDS encoding acyl-CoA carboxylase subunit beta, which produces MDINFNKNEDHNKLLLSDLKQRFAKVRLGGGEKRIEKLHAEGKMTARERIDYLLDPKKESIEIGAFVGDGMYAEHGGCPSGGVVVKIGYIKGKQCVVVANDATVKAGAWFPITGKKNLRAQEIAMENRLPIIYLVDSAGVYLPMQDEIFPDKEHFGRIFRNNAIMSSMGITQIAAVMGSCVAGGAYLPIMSDEALIVDKTGSIFLAGSYLVKAAIGESIDNETLGGATTHCEISGVTDYKAKDDKDALDKIKNIVDKIGDYEKAGFNRIQPEKPALSEKEIYGILPKLRTEQYDMMDIIKRLVDNSEFEAYKEGYGQTIITGYARIDGWAVGIVANQRKVVKSKKGEMQFGGVIYSDSADKATRFIANCNQKKIPLVFLQDVTGFMVGSKSEHGGIIKDGAKMVNAVSNSVVPKFTVVVGNSYGAGNYAMCGKAYDPRLIFAWPSAELAVMGGTQAAKVLMQIEASSLKAKGEVVDEEKEQELFDKIKAKYDAQVSPYYAASRLWTDAVIDPLETRTWISMGIEAANHAPIEKQFNLGVIQV